A single region of the Hyphomicrobiales bacterium genome encodes:
- the fdxB gene encoding 2Fe-2S ferredoxin, translating into MTAVTFVDAAGTARTVEAEVGSTVMEVAIHNGVPGIDAECGGACACATCHVYVEEAWWDRVGPPEGMEEDMLDFASDVQPRSRLSCQIRITPELDGLVVHTPPRQG; encoded by the coding sequence ATGACAGCCGTGACTTTTGTGGACGCAGCCGGGACGGCAAGGACCGTCGAGGCGGAAGTCGGCTCCACGGTAATGGAGGTGGCCATCCACAATGGGGTGCCGGGTATCGATGCCGAATGTGGTGGAGCCTGCGCCTGCGCGACGTGCCACGTCTATGTCGAGGAGGCCTGGTGGGATCGGGTGGGGCCTCCCGAAGGCATGGAGGAGGACATGCTCGACTTCGCCTCCGATGTGCAGCCACGCTCACGGCTGTCGTGTCAGATCAGGATTACGCCCGAACTCGACGGTCTCGTTGTCCACACGCCTCCTCGCCAGGGATAA
- a CDS encoding hypothetical protein (Evidence 5 : Unknown function), giving the protein MKSGSGSARAARSGRAGQDILHRDVRSSDGRIEPPKEHLELRRCGVSQSTFDVLDDGGHLPGSYGAGRAFQGVGGVAARAQIAVPYDDGVLLAKLIAEEADDLARELAVTPGLLIEVSLINIHSIFGRGSLSESLTHNTLIVHADVAHRLGHHAALSPLHQHSSQPLR; this is encoded by the coding sequence ATGAAAAGCGGTTCAGGATCGGCGCGGGCCGCGCGGTCAGGTCGGGCGGGCCAGGATATCCTGCATCGCGACGTCCGCAGCAGCGATGGCCGCATCGAACCGCCGAAAGAGCATCTTGAGCTCCGGCGTTGCGGGGTCAGCCAGAGCACCTTCGATGTCCTGGACGATGGCGGCCATCTTCCAGGCTCCTATGGCGCGGGAAGAGCCTTTCAGGGTGTGGGCGGCGTCGCTGCGCGCGCGCAGATCGCCGTGCCCTATGATGACGGCGTGTTGCTGGCGAAGCTGATCGCGGAAGAGGCCGATGATCTCGCACGCGAGCTCGCGGTCACCCCCGGTCTGTTGATCGAGGTAAGCCTCATCAATATCCACAGCATCTTTGGCCGGGGAAGCCTCTCCGAATCGCTCACTCATAACACGCTCATTGTTCATGCAGATGTTGCACACAGACTGGGGCACCATGCAGCGCTATCGCCGCTCCATCAACATTCTTCGCAACCTCTACGATGA
- a CDS encoding Apolipoprotein A1/A4/E domain-containing protein, whose product MRGGDMAKENKLVDPTQEALSALEQALTLNVADMQAPGSQAKTADSKDLKDTRLPDTRDDEMFAGKGRDSAPSEPTRPGPNHIDPPRPAAVIAPDPSRVANDDRQSVGALLQTLQQKPSREPLWFAALASLCWLIAMGAFLNARYGVTTNGVENVLATLAPTDWGLMGILLIGPVLLFFVLAILSVRTQEMRHVARAMTGVAVRLAQPETLASEAVVNLSQAVRREVAAIGDGVERALARAGELETLVRSEISTLERAYQGNEIRIRTLIDELVAQREAIVANADRVRGSITGAHENLTQELETAGRNLVEAVTTAGTKAAESLGFKGEQMAQTLDQISDRMLNEMQNRGTGLVDRLSATAESVNVRLATASNEVTALLDKKGLEISQTIEQTGQKLNAGLQESSVEVTRKIAATGSEIADSIARKAGEVNETLRTTGEALGTTLGERGAEVSRRIEEVGAGVATTISQQGSELNETISVAGQKVASTIVLRGTEVTERIEEVGRGVTETIVERGGSLADRLASTGDRIHETIETNGRTLEETLSATGDRVATLIGEQANGAQGAFETSAKRFAEDFVSRTAEFRAAITNQTTEAQELLSGTGNEIVLAVAAQGTRVNDTLARNAETLARTINERSRNLDETLLQRLAAFEQSIEAGGGKLSSSLEGRLAAFEASIATGGGNLTAALDGRLAAFQSGIQDGSGQLAATIEEQLTALSNALQSGGEQLAQTLAGRIDTLKASITEGGQQLSTTLDGRITTFIKSVQAGTHHLSATLEGRLNAFNTSINTGGQLITASIDERLAAFGLRLDDGGKQLANALDERLAALNGGINEGGARLAATLDGRLAALNASVNEGGSQLAATLDERLAALNAGISSGSGQLAATLHDHLSTFGDRINGTSEQLAATLDGRLASFNAAIDTGSHQLATAIDTRLSTFNSRIDDGANRLADALDTRLAVFGNAIGDGSTRLVEALDGRLATFNSHVEDGATRLADTLDTRLAVFGNAIGDGSTRLVETLDGRLATFNSHVEGGATRLADTLDMRLAVFGDTIGKGSTRLVATLDDRLTVFSNRIEGGSSKLALTLDERLAALDNSVDQGSEKLAAALDSRLAAFGSHVEEGSEKLTTTLDDRLATFNNRIEDGTGRLAEALDGRLAAFSTTIHGGGDKLAASLDGRLQAFGELVETGNNQLATTLDTRLADFGSTLSDGSEKLANTFDERLAVLSSHIKDGSGALTSTIDERISTFIEGIEAGSSHLASTLDERLSAFDGSIKDGSSGLATALDERIAAFAKTLADGGEHLATTVEGRLAAFDSSVKNGGGQLLQLLQQRLSAFETTVESGTGRITTALDARLSALETTVEGGAGRLTAALDDRLTVLETSLESGNNRLNSTLENRLAAFTDSVVSGGRQLDTVIGERIAGFEDVVDTRSRSLDFALASRLASFENLVNTGGQELIATLGMRIGSLQELMETQGQKLDTTLTNHIGTLQETVVIHGSTLVDRIAKDTGRFTEVVEAQLTAVRDLFATHGEELGTALVERSRSAAEVMEQQIAAIEQRSAAKSGEIAKNLDTLITGIDEGLGARANALSEALIRHTSGIARVLAEGGRDVTHALQVKADEIGSMVSGKSEALTEILSRKAEEINQTLGGRALEIASTLDQRVARFEERVVDRLDSVSTTLDERGRRLSEELTLRSEAIDSSLGNRMAELSSLFGERGTNLVTSLGDQGEAIARELASIGEAVVRTLEARGLSVADAVRERSEHMTELFAASSEGLRQAIDAGTSQSIDALVATNDRLRGELSGVLGRLSEANQLLQQLTAGASTNLTSVEEGLGHRVRELETVLATVTQEAQRASSEVGAQVEALREVSSGSVQTANTLTQQLATQGQSVAQLTTDHVQALATAASTLDSVETRLGAALEKRRATLENLLGAVAERTGDIEQITGSFNALLADSLEDAQKKARQIGTLLSSNAESTTQALTEQFNQIRVTTDHEREQTAAALRKAYEQVLKEMGEGLGKATERFHGIADDMRSVSGEIRQELDATRRELQRGMVELPRETQESATAMRRVVADQIKALNELTDIVSRQGRSLDVAEPRTSQRGDAGPRMEAPVRRSPPPSAEGTAPRPSGPAPSAQMRPQATAVADSFTDAAARLAPGRREEAAAPTPAPGPARDTNPTGARGWLSDLLVRASRDETAPKATDLAAKLVDAPPPAPQERGERSPRHTIELLDSISVDIARMIDHDAALELWERYKRGERNVFTRRLYTLQGQQTFEEIRRKYRRDPEFRDTVNRYIEEFERLLAEVSRKDRDSVMTKTYLTSETGKVYTMLAHATGRFD is encoded by the coding sequence ATGCGAGGCGGCGACATGGCCAAAGAAAATAAACTCGTTGATCCGACACAGGAAGCACTGTCGGCGCTGGAACAGGCGTTGACGCTGAATGTGGCGGACATGCAGGCGCCGGGCTCCCAGGCGAAAACCGCCGATTCCAAGGACCTCAAGGACACGCGGTTGCCCGACACGCGGGATGACGAGATGTTCGCGGGCAAGGGCCGGGATTCCGCGCCTTCGGAACCGACCCGCCCCGGGCCGAACCATATTGATCCCCCTCGCCCCGCCGCCGTTATCGCGCCGGATCCTTCGCGCGTCGCCAACGATGACCGCCAGTCCGTCGGCGCCCTGCTCCAGACCTTGCAACAGAAGCCTTCGCGGGAGCCACTCTGGTTCGCGGCCTTGGCATCGCTGTGCTGGCTCATCGCGATGGGCGCCTTCCTCAACGCACGCTATGGTGTCACCACCAATGGCGTGGAGAACGTGCTCGCCACCCTCGCCCCGACGGATTGGGGGTTGATGGGCATCTTGCTCATTGGCCCGGTGCTTCTGTTCTTCGTGCTGGCCATCCTGAGCGTGCGCACGCAGGAAATGCGTCATGTCGCGCGCGCCATGACCGGGGTCGCCGTCCGTCTCGCCCAGCCGGAAACATTGGCTTCGGAGGCGGTGGTCAATTTGTCGCAGGCCGTTCGCCGCGAGGTCGCAGCCATCGGTGACGGCGTCGAGCGCGCACTTGCCCGCGCCGGCGAGCTGGAGACACTTGTCCGCAGCGAGATTTCCACGCTCGAACGCGCTTACCAGGGCAATGAGATCCGCATCCGCACCCTGATCGATGAGCTGGTCGCACAGCGTGAAGCGATCGTCGCGAACGCCGACCGCGTGCGTGGCTCGATCACGGGTGCTCATGAAAATCTCACCCAGGAACTTGAGACGGCCGGCCGCAATCTCGTGGAGGCTGTGACGACGGCGGGCACGAAGGCCGCCGAGTCCCTCGGCTTCAAGGGCGAGCAGATGGCCCAGACGCTGGATCAGATCAGCGATCGCATGCTGAACGAGATGCAGAACCGTGGGACCGGCCTCGTCGATCGCCTCAGCGCCACGGCAGAGAGCGTCAATGTGCGCCTCGCCACCGCGAGCAACGAGGTCACCGCGCTTCTCGACAAGAAGGGCCTGGAGATCTCGCAGACCATCGAGCAGACCGGGCAGAAGCTCAACGCCGGCCTCCAGGAAAGCTCCGTCGAGGTTACGCGCAAGATCGCCGCGACCGGCTCGGAGATCGCCGACAGCATCGCTCGCAAGGCGGGCGAGGTGAATGAGACCCTGAGGACCACGGGCGAGGCCCTGGGCACGACCTTGGGCGAACGGGGCGCGGAGGTCAGCCGCCGCATCGAGGAAGTGGGCGCGGGTGTCGCGACGACCATTTCCCAACAGGGCAGCGAACTCAACGAGACCATCTCCGTCGCCGGCCAGAAGGTAGCCAGCACCATCGTGCTGCGCGGCACGGAAGTGACGGAGCGCATCGAGGAGGTCGGCCGCGGCGTCACCGAAACCATCGTGGAGCGCGGCGGCAGCCTCGCGGATCGCCTCGCCTCGACCGGCGATCGCATCCACGAAACCATCGAGACGAACGGCCGCACGCTCGAAGAGACGTTGTCCGCCACGGGCGACCGGGTCGCGACCCTCATCGGCGAGCAGGCAAACGGCGCCCAAGGCGCCTTCGAGACCAGCGCCAAGCGTTTCGCGGAAGATTTCGTGAGCCGGACGGCCGAGTTCCGAGCCGCCATCACCAACCAGACGACCGAAGCGCAGGAACTGCTCAGCGGCACCGGCAATGAAATCGTGCTGGCCGTGGCAGCGCAGGGCACGCGCGTCAACGACACCCTCGCCCGCAACGCGGAAACGCTGGCACGCACGATCAACGAGCGCAGCCGCAACCTGGACGAGACCCTGCTGCAGCGCCTCGCGGCCTTCGAGCAGAGCATCGAGGCCGGCGGCGGCAAGCTCTCGTCCTCGCTCGAGGGCAGGCTCGCGGCCTTCGAGGCAAGCATCGCGACCGGCGGCGGAAATCTGACCGCGGCCCTCGACGGGCGGCTCGCGGCGTTCCAATCCGGCATCCAGGACGGCAGCGGCCAGTTGGCGGCCACAATCGAGGAACAGTTGACTGCGCTGTCCAATGCCCTGCAGAGCGGCGGCGAGCAACTGGCCCAGACGCTGGCGGGACGTATCGATACGCTGAAGGCCAGCATCACTGAAGGTGGCCAGCAGCTCTCCACTACCCTCGACGGACGCATCACCACCTTCATCAAGAGCGTCCAGGCCGGCACGCACCACCTCTCCGCAACGCTCGAGGGCCGCCTGAACGCCTTCAACACGAGCATCAATACCGGCGGCCAGCTGATCACAGCTTCGATCGACGAGCGCCTGGCCGCTTTTGGCCTGCGTCTCGACGACGGCGGCAAGCAGCTCGCCAACGCCCTGGATGAGCGCCTGGCAGCGCTCAACGGCGGTATCAACGAAGGTGGCGCGCGCCTTGCCGCGACCCTCGACGGACGACTGGCCGCGCTCAATGCCAGCGTCAACGAGGGCGGGAGCCAGCTTGCCGCAACCCTCGATGAGCGGCTTGCGGCCCTCAATGCCGGCATCAGCTCGGGAAGCGGACAACTCGCCGCCACCCTGCACGATCATCTGTCGACCTTTGGCGATCGCATCAACGGCACGAGCGAGCAGCTCGCCGCGACGCTCGATGGACGTCTCGCATCGTTCAACGCGGCGATCGACACCGGCAGTCACCAACTTGCGACAGCCATCGACACACGGCTCAGCACCTTCAACAGCCGAATCGACGATGGGGCGAACCGCCTCGCGGACGCGCTCGACACACGTCTGGCCGTCTTCGGAAACGCGATCGGCGATGGCAGCACCCGCCTGGTCGAGGCCCTCGATGGCAGGCTGGCCACGTTCAACAGCCATGTCGAGGACGGCGCAACCCGCCTCGCAGACACGCTCGACACGCGTCTGGCCGTCTTCGGAAACGCGATCGGCGATGGCAGCACCCGCCTGGTCGAGACCCTCGATGGCAGGCTGGCCACGTTCAACAGCCACGTCGAGGGCGGTGCCACTCGCCTCGCCGACACCCTCGATATGCGCCTTGCTGTCTTCGGCGATACCATCGGAAAGGGCAGCACGCGCCTTGTTGCAACGCTCGATGACAGGCTGACGGTCTTCAGCAACAGGATCGAGGGCGGCAGCAGCAAGCTCGCCTTGACCTTGGACGAGCGGCTCGCCGCGCTGGACAACTCGGTCGATCAGGGCAGCGAAAAGCTGGCCGCTGCTCTCGACAGCCGGCTCGCCGCATTCGGCAGTCATGTCGAAGAAGGCAGCGAGAAGCTCACGACCACGCTCGACGACCGGCTCGCGACTTTCAACAACCGCATCGAGGATGGCACCGGCCGCTTGGCGGAAGCGCTTGACGGACGCCTCGCGGCGTTCAGCACCACGATCCACGGCGGCGGCGACAAGCTCGCCGCGTCGCTGGATGGCCGGCTACAAGCCTTCGGCGAGCTTGTGGAGACCGGCAACAACCAGCTCGCGACCACGCTTGATACAAGGTTGGCCGACTTCGGCTCCACGCTCAGCGACGGCAGCGAAAAGCTCGCCAATACGTTTGACGAGCGCCTGGCTGTGCTGAGCAGCCACATCAAGGACGGCAGCGGCGCGCTCACCAGCACCATCGACGAACGGATCTCAACCTTCATCGAAGGGATCGAGGCCGGCAGTTCCCACCTTGCGTCCACGCTGGACGAGCGTCTCTCGGCTTTCGACGGGAGCATCAAGGACGGGAGCAGCGGGCTCGCGACCGCACTCGACGAGCGCATCGCGGCTTTCGCCAAGACCCTGGCGGATGGCGGCGAACACCTCGCGACAACGGTCGAGGGGCGGCTTGCGGCGTTCGACAGCAGCGTCAAGAACGGCGGCGGCCAGCTGCTCCAGCTGCTGCAGCAGCGCCTTTCCGCCTTCGAGACCACTGTGGAAAGCGGCACGGGACGCATCACGACAGCGCTCGACGCGCGCCTGTCGGCCCTCGAGACGACTGTCGAGGGCGGCGCCGGCCGCCTGACCGCCGCGCTCGATGACCGGCTGACCGTGCTGGAAACCAGCCTGGAAAGCGGCAACAATCGTCTCAATTCGACGCTCGAGAACAGGCTTGCAGCCTTTACCGACAGCGTGGTCTCGGGCGGGCGGCAGCTCGACACGGTCATTGGCGAGCGCATTGCCGGCTTCGAAGACGTGGTCGACACGCGCTCGCGCTCGCTCGACTTCGCTCTTGCCTCACGCCTCGCGAGCTTCGAGAACCTCGTCAATACCGGCGGGCAGGAGCTCATCGCGACCCTCGGCATGCGTATCGGCAGCCTGCAGGAGCTCATGGAGACACAAGGCCAGAAGCTCGACACGACGCTGACCAACCATATCGGCACGCTGCAGGAGACCGTCGTCATCCACGGCAGCACGCTCGTGGACCGCATCGCAAAAGACACCGGCCGCTTCACCGAGGTGGTCGAGGCGCAACTTACCGCCGTGCGCGACCTGTTCGCGACCCATGGCGAGGAACTCGGTACCGCGCTTGTCGAGCGCAGCCGCTCCGCGGCCGAGGTCATGGAGCAGCAGATCGCGGCAATCGAACAGCGTTCAGCAGCGAAGAGCGGCGAGATCGCGAAGAACCTCGACACCCTCATCACCGGCATCGACGAGGGCCTCGGAGCTCGCGCCAATGCCCTGAGCGAGGCGCTGATCCGCCATACAAGCGGCATCGCCCGCGTCCTCGCCGAAGGCGGACGCGACGTGACACATGCCCTGCAGGTCAAGGCCGACGAGATCGGCAGCATGGTCTCCGGCAAGAGCGAAGCCCTTACCGAGATCCTTTCGCGCAAGGCCGAAGAGATCAACCAGACGCTCGGCGGCCGTGCCCTGGAGATCGCCTCCACGCTCGACCAGCGCGTCGCGCGCTTCGAGGAACGCGTCGTCGATCGCCTGGATTCGGTCTCGACCACCCTGGACGAGCGGGGCCGCCGCTTGAGCGAGGAGCTGACACTGCGGTCTGAGGCCATCGACTCGAGCCTCGGCAATCGCATGGCAGAACTGTCATCGCTGTTCGGCGAGAGGGGCACCAACCTCGTTACCAGCCTTGGCGACCAGGGCGAGGCGATCGCCCGCGAGCTCGCCTCCATCGGCGAAGCCGTTGTCCGCACGCTCGAGGCGCGCGGCCTGTCCGTGGCCGATGCCGTCCGCGAGCGCAGCGAACACATGACCGAACTCTTCGCCGCGTCGAGCGAAGGCCTGCGTCAGGCCATCGACGCGGGTACGAGCCAGTCCATCGACGCGCTGGTCGCGACCAACGACCGCCTGCGCGGCGAGCTGTCCGGCGTGCTCGGCCGCTTGTCGGAGGCCAACCAGCTCCTGCAGCAGCTTACCGCCGGCGCCAGCACCAATCTCACGAGCGTCGAGGAGGGCCTCGGCCACCGCGTGCGCGAGCTTGAGACCGTTCTGGCCACCGTGACCCAGGAGGCGCAGCGCGCCTCCAGCGAGGTGGGGGCGCAGGTGGAGGCTTTGCGCGAAGTGTCGAGCGGGTCCGTTCAGACCGCCAACACGCTCACCCAGCAGCTCGCAACCCAGGGCCAATCCGTCGCCCAGCTCACGACGGATCACGTCCAGGCGCTCGCGACGGCCGCCTCGACATTGGACAGTGTGGAAACGCGCCTCGGCGCCGCCCTCGAAAAGCGCCGCGCGACGCTGGAGAACCTGCTCGGCGCCGTGGCGGAGCGCACCGGTGATATCGAGCAGATCACGGGCTCCTTCAACGCGCTGCTGGCCGATTCCCTGGAGGATGCCCAGAAGAAGGCACGTCAGATCGGCACGCTCCTGTCCAGCAACGCCGAGTCGACGACACAAGCGCTCACCGAGCAGTTCAACCAGATCCGCGTGACGACCGATCATGAGCGCGAGCAGACCGCCGCGGCGCTGCGCAAGGCCTATGAACAGGTCCTCAAGGAGATGGGCGAAGGTCTCGGCAAAGCGACCGAACGTTTCCACGGCATTGCGGACGACATGCGCTCTGTCTCCGGCGAGATCCGCCAGGAACTCGATGCAACGCGCCGGGAGCTTCAGCGCGGCATGGTCGAGCTTCCGCGAGAGACGCAGGAAAGCGCCACCGCGATGCGACGTGTGGTGGCTGATCAGATCAAGGCGCTTAACGAACTGACTGATATCGTGTCCCGCCAGGGCCGGTCTCTCGACGTGGCCGAGCCTCGGACGAGCCAGCGCGGGGATGCCGGCCCGCGCATGGAAGCGCCCGTGCGCCGGAGCCCCCCTCCTTCAGCCGAAGGCACAGCGCCTCGCCCGAGTGGGCCAGCGCCGTCCGCGCAGATGCGCCCCCAGGCGACAGCCGTCGCCGATAGTTTCACCGATGCGGCCGCGCGCCTTGCTCCAGGCCGTCGGGAGGAAGCTGCGGCGCCGACCCCGGCCCCTGGCCCGGCGCGCGATACCAACCCGACGGGAGCCCGTGGCTGGCTGTCTGATCTCCTGGTGCGGGCCTCGCGTGATGAAACCGCGCCGAAGGCTACGGACCTCGCTGCCAAGCTCGTGGACGCCCCGCCGCCTGCCCCTCAGGAACGCGGCGAGCGTTCCCCCCGGCATACGATCGAGCTTCTGGACTCGATCTCGGTCGATATCGCGCGGATGATCGACCACGACGCTGCGCTTGAGCTGTGGGAGCGATACAAGCGCGGTGAACGCAACGTCTTCACCCGCCGGCTGTATACGCTCCAGGGCCAACAGACCTTCGAGGAGATCCGGCGGAAGTATCGTCGTGATCCCGAGTTCAGGGATACGGTGAACCGCTACATCGAGGAATTCGAGAGGCTGCTCGCCGAGGTGTCACGCAAGGACAGGGACTCGGTCATGACCAAGACCTACCTGACGTCCGAGACGGGCAAGGTCTATACGATGCTCGCCCACGCGACTGGGCGTTTCGACTGA
- a CDS encoding Cholesterol transport system auxiliary component — MMGSASEPRGGSPRQTAIDGRGWTVRALSLMVTLGLGACASPPPPTFDLTAPSSGLSARGGRQLAVTEPVALETLNSQQIVVHDRTGAVSSLSGAQWSDRLPALVQTRLIQTFTNAGQLRRVGRPGDGTIAALQLATELRQFYITAGTGEAVVQIAARIIDASTGQVVSARIFTAKVPVSGTLSGPAGAAALDEALGSVLRDIVRWA; from the coding sequence ATGATGGGTTCTGCGAGCGAGCCGCGCGGCGGCAGTCCCCGGCAAACGGCTATCGATGGGCGCGGATGGACCGTCCGAGCCTTGTCGTTGATGGTGACCCTCGGTTTGGGCGCCTGCGCCTCACCGCCGCCCCCGACCTTCGATCTCACCGCGCCGAGCAGCGGCTTGAGCGCGCGTGGCGGGCGGCAGCTTGCCGTGACGGAACCGGTTGCCCTTGAGACCCTCAACAGCCAGCAGATCGTCGTCCATGATCGCACGGGAGCCGTATCGAGCCTGAGCGGAGCCCAATGGAGTGACAGGTTGCCAGCTCTCGTGCAGACACGTCTGATCCAGACGTTCACGAATGCGGGCCAGTTGCGCCGGGTCGGGCGGCCGGGCGATGGCACCATCGCCGCTTTGCAATTGGCGACGGAATTGCGCCAGTTCTACATCACAGCGGGCACCGGCGAGGCCGTCGTCCAGATCGCAGCGCGCATCATCGATGCCTCGACAGGGCAGGTGGTTTCTGCGCGTATCTTCACCGCCAAGGTACCCGTTAGTGGCACCTTGTCCGGTCCGGCGGGCGCTGCGGCCTTGGACGAGGCGCTTGGGAGCGTGCTCCGGGATATCGTGCGCTGGGCGTGA
- a CDS encoding Phospholipid/cholesterol/gamma-HCH transport system substrate-binding protein, which translates to METRANYALIGLFTLAVVTGAFLFVYWFAALGSGGTRESYRVVFTGSVSGLSRGASVLFNGLRVGEVRSISLLPEDPRHVVAIVDVDSGVPINSDTKARLEYQGLTGVASIQMTGGDPKAAPLVAAAGQPMPTIYADRSDFQDLLETAQRLARRADDVLNKIDSVVGDAQTPIANTVRNVEKFSQALGDNSDNVNQLLSSAGDTAKSLSSLSTSLDAAIKAVDTNKISEIVTNVDRFTAALGDNAGDVQTILRNVNSLTAKLDRAADQVEGVLKSAQGLLSSPDGKGAFDQVAEAARAIRTLATNLDVRTAEITAGIKRFTGPGLGNVEALTSDARRTLNDLNRTLQSVQRNPQQFIFGAKPNLPAYSGPR; encoded by the coding sequence ATGGAAACACGCGCCAACTACGCTCTGATCGGTCTGTTTACCCTTGCTGTCGTCACAGGCGCGTTCCTGTTCGTCTACTGGTTCGCGGCGCTGGGCAGCGGCGGCACGCGCGAATCCTATCGGGTGGTCTTTACAGGGTCCGTCTCCGGCCTTTCGCGAGGCGCCTCGGTGTTGTTCAACGGCCTGCGGGTCGGCGAAGTGCGCAGCATCAGCCTCCTGCCGGAAGATCCGCGCCACGTGGTTGCCATCGTCGATGTCGATTCCGGCGTGCCGATCAACTCGGATACCAAGGCACGTCTCGAATACCAGGGCTTGACGGGCGTCGCCTCCATCCAGATGACGGGCGGCGATCCCAAGGCGGCGCCGCTGGTGGCGGCGGCCGGCCAGCCGATGCCGACGATCTACGCCGACCGGTCGGACTTTCAGGACCTGCTGGAAACGGCCCAGCGGCTGGCGCGGCGCGCCGACGACGTGCTCAACAAGATCGACAGCGTCGTGGGCGATGCGCAGACGCCGATCGCCAACACGGTCCGCAATGTCGAGAAGTTCTCCCAGGCCCTTGGCGACAACTCCGACAACGTCAATCAGCTTCTGTCGAGCGCCGGAGACACGGCGAAGAGCTTGTCGAGCCTGTCGACCAGCCTCGATGCGGCGATCAAGGCTGTCGATACGAACAAGATTTCCGAGATCGTCACTAATGTCGACCGGTTCACGGCCGCCCTCGGCGACAACGCCGGTGACGTGCAGACGATCCTGCGCAACGTGAATTCGCTGACCGCCAAGCTCGACCGCGCGGCCGACCAGGTCGAGGGCGTGCTGAAGTCAGCCCAGGGTCTCCTGAGCTCTCCGGATGGCAAGGGTGCGTTTGACCAGGTTGCCGAGGCCGCGCGGGCCATCCGCACGCTTGCCACAAACCTCGACGTGCGAACCGCCGAGATCACGGCAGGCATCAAGCGCTTTACCGGTCCTGGCCTTGGTAACGTCGAGGCTCTGACGAGTGACGCGCGCCGGACGCTCAACGACCTCAACCGCACCCTGCAGAGTGTGCAGCGTAATCCCCAGCAGTTCATTTTCGGCGCCAAGCCGAATTTGCCAGCCTATAGCGGCCCGCGCTGA
- a CDS encoding Phospholipid/cholesterol/gamma-HCH transport system ATP-binding protein, which produces MDQQQLASTNGGSPEPGYADDAGGRTGEHNREIVIRVRDLEVGFGEKTIMKGLDLDVYRGEILGFVGASGMGKSVLTRTILGLVRKRHGTIEVFGEDLDELSDDSRRAVERRWGVLFQQGALFSALTVKQNIQVPMREYLSMSERLLDELAMLKIEMVGLKADAADKYPSDLSGGMIKRAALARALALDPEIVFLDEPTSGLDPIGAGEFDDLIATLQKTLGLTVFMVTHDLDSLHSVCDRIAALGEGRIIAQGSIEAMLASDNAWVKAYFHGKRARAVMGDS; this is translated from the coding sequence ATGGACCAGCAGCAGCTCGCATCGACCAACGGAGGGTCCCCAGAGCCGGGCTATGCCGATGATGCGGGCGGCCGCACCGGCGAGCACAATCGCGAGATTGTCATCCGGGTCAGGGACCTGGAGGTCGGCTTCGGCGAGAAGACCATCATGAAGGGCCTGGACCTCGACGTGTATCGAGGCGAGATCCTGGGCTTCGTGGGCGCCTCGGGTATGGGCAAGTCCGTGTTGACCCGTACGATCCTGGGGCTGGTTCGCAAGCGCCACGGCACCATTGAGGTTTTCGGCGAGGATCTTGATGAGCTCAGCGACGATTCGCGTCGGGCTGTGGAGCGGCGATGGGGGGTTCTCTTCCAGCAAGGAGCCCTCTTTTCGGCGCTGACCGTCAAGCAGAACATTCAGGTGCCGATGCGGGAATATCTCAGCATGTCGGAACGCTTGCTGGATGAGCTGGCCATGTTGAAGATCGAGATGGTCGGCCTGAAGGCCGATGCCGCGGACAAGTACCCGTCCGACCTTTCCGGCGGCATGATCAAGCGCGCCGCATTGGCGCGGGCTCTGGCACTCGATCCGGAGATCGTCTTCCTCGACGAACCAACCTCGGGCCTCGACCCGATCGGCGCGGGCGAGTTCGACGATTTGATCGCGACCTTGCAGAAGACGCTGGGCTTGACGGTCTTCATGGTAACCCACGATCTCGACAGTCTTCATTCGGTGTGCGACAGGATTGCGGCACTGGGCGAAGGACGTATCATCGCTCAAGGGTCAATCGAGGCTATGCTGGCATCTGACAATGCCTGGGTGAAGGCATATTTCCATGGCAAGAGAGCGCGCGCAGTGATGGGTGATAGTTAG